CTGAGAAGAACTcagttttttccttcagttgaGTACACAAAGACTTAAACTCTTCATGgttggattttatttaaaaaagaaaaaaaagagaatggtCACTTCCAAATacatgtaatgatttttttaaaatagggCTTTAAAGTCAACTTGCTATATCATTGCACAAGGTCTGCTGAGGTGACTGCAGGGATGTCAGAAGAACACAAAGCAACATTATTCTACttgctttgtgtttcctttgtttAGCTCCAAGGTTTGAGTGTAATAGGGGAGAACAAAAGGTGCTCATCTACCTAAAGACAGAACTGAGAAATGTAACTACACCAGAAAGAGCCAGGACTCTGTAACATGACAGACACCGCTCCTGTTTAGGAACCTGGGGAAgcagggactggggggggggggggggcagggttGGTGGGGTTGTCTGTTTAAAAGCTTAACAAGGATGACACAAGTGGGCATAAACCACTGATCACAGCACACACCCACCTAACATAGGCAGAGTAAGGTTTAAAGCCTCTGGAAATTGTGGATGAATAACTTGATCAGGCTTTCTTTAGCCCTGAATGCAGTGATGACCAGAAAAAGCAGCCATCATAGCAGTAGGCTTGAGGCCAGCAGAAAAAGATGTGATAAATAGTacaaagatgcaaagaaaaacacGTAAGGCTCTAACAAACTCCTCTGAGAAAAGTAGTAGAGGAACTAATACAGGTGGAAGAATTGATGCAGAAGATAATCGAGAATGCTCCCTCTAtccaacaaaacagaagtgcaGAGAATCAGGAAGCACAAGAACTCAGCTGAGACTGTGTGGTTACCATGCAGTTTGAGATaggggaaaacagaacaagggGATTTGGGTGTGTagtttcttgttattttttaagtggAAGAGATCAACTAGGCTTCTGCTATGAGGGAAGGGAATTGGCAAGGAGTGGAAAAGAACCATTTCCAAATTATCTGCAGCCATTTCCTCAAAGGCAGATATGCCTACACAGTGCAAAAAACAGTACAATTTTAGTTCTTGCTAAGAACTAATATGATGTTAAAAGCAAGTAACTTTCTGGTACTTTTTAAtatcaggattaaaaaaaaaagtttttctaaaAAAGGATAGCTGCTTTGTGTAGTGGCTATTTCTAAGACTGCTGATAGAACAGCTGTGTGTGCTTAATGGTAGCATGAGGACTAGAAACCCCAGTAAATGTACCCAAATATAAAAAGCCCTTCTCACAccataaaaaaatgcataatgtGTTGTCATGTCACCTTTCATGGCGTTCAGCATCGATTCCCTCACCAAGGAAGAATGTCATCTTATTAATGGTCCTTCCTGAAGCAAAGCAGTTTCAATCCAATTTTGGAGCAGGCTGTTTTAATATACAAATGACTTACTTTATTCCTTTCACACCTTCCAATTCTACCGTATAGCAGCAAAAGGATGGAGGTAGATGAGGAGCAAAAGCCACTCTTAAAGTCCTCACGTTTCCAGTGTGGTGAAACACAGCTCCAGACGACTGTTCGCGTTGTGATACTCGGCTGACCATCAGTCTCATTAGCAGTTGATTTGCCCAGGTTATTCCAAGTGCTGGAGAGACTCTGTTATCCACTGAACTATAAAGGAAGCATTACAGATTTTTGCAGGTATGAATTTAATAGCGGATATGTTTGCTTCTTCTAATGTAATTTTGTTACAACAGAAGCCATCTACTGTTTGTTACATGTCAAGCTGTACCTCTTCAAAAATGGAGATCACAGGGTGTACTCACAGTACTATACACCAGGCTCTCTCTATAACAAGGTGACAGTTGGAAGGGGTGTGCTTTTATACAGTCACTCTTCCAACTACAGTCATGTATACTTGCCTTTTTTGATGGATTCTCTCTTGTGACAtgaaaatattaggaaaatgttTGAACTTAAGTATTTGAGCTGTGGAACTGTTGGCGCTGAATTCCATTAGAAGTTATATTTAGAAACATTAGTAGATACAGCACCCTGCACATATTACTTTCAACCCAAAGCTTAAAacaggttgtttgtttgtttgtttgctggaGAAATTGCAACCTCCCCAGTAAAAGAATTACAAGATAGGGAGAAATTCAGCCTTACTCTTGCTCTGTGTCAGTTCCTCAAACTGGAGGACATAATTAACTTCtcacaaaaacacatttatgtAGCTCCTATCTTAtctaataaatgaaatttacCATTAGGATTCAAacaataaatatgtatgtttgAATCTCGTTAATATCTTGGTGTCAAAAAATAGTcgtaatttttttccataagcaacaaaaaaacaagccatAAGGGTTtggctgctgtgtttttcagagCAGACAGAAAATGCACTTGATTATATCaataaaaagatgcaaaaattcTCTTGTGCTAGCAAGCACACCAGCCACTAACTCCAGGGAATCTGTTCTTTAACTTCCTGATTAGGGATTACCACATAACTGCGTGTGATGGTTTCTTCCACTGTAGGGCACAATAGCTATTACTGATCTCTAGGAAATACAGCACTGCTGGGTAAATAAATGCACCGCTGCTCTTAATGTGCACTGGTAGTTGGTACTGGAGTTACAGGAAAATACAGTGGTTAAACGCTGCCCTGTACAATGCTGTTACGTTCCCCTGCTGATGACTTACCCGCAGCCACACTGAGCAGCTTCCGACTCACCCACTGCATCGGTCACCTAGAGCAAAACGACAGCGGTTGAGGTTGACCTGTAGGCACGCGTTTGATTTTAGCAATCAGCAGGGCAGGGAACACAGCCATCAACATTCAACATATTGATATGATTTAATATGAGTCAACATATTGGTTTACAGACCATATATTATGACAAGTTAGACCCTTACTCTTCCAAGGCAAGCTAAAAGAGAGTTATGCTAGCTACGGCTTATGTTAGTTtaactactgatttttttttcaatttattaaaaaaaaaaaagtacaagacATCTGTCCTTGCTTAAtggagcagtttgcttttgACCACAACCTAGTGACAAAATCCACACCTCTTGATTCCCTATACTGTCTTTTAGTGTCATGATTCTTCAGCACAAGTTCctcacaaaacacagcaaattaaGCTATAGGTACTTCTTTTCTGTATATAATGTACAGAAAGGATTACATTACAAATCCTCTTCAATATTATAGTCAcagtttatttctgtagctACAGACCTGACCTATTGAATCATCTTCTGTGTACTCTATTAAAATAGAGTCCAGACACTAATATGGTATTGTACTAATCTGAACCTCCTCTAGTCAAGAGCTtgagtttatttctttttctgcacatAACAAAGATTTTTATGCCTTATCCATGAGGTTTTCTTTTATAGCTAGACTCTAtgttcagttgtgttttttttttaattgtataaaAAGCCAGTTTCCCCGTATTGCTTAGCATTCGAGTTACAGCTGATTCAGAGGCTAAACACAAAGGAATTTGAGGCTGTATCTTTTTTTGGTTCAAGTCAGCTTGCTTGTGTTCTGATGTTTTAGTAATCTCTGCAGTTACACAGAACCACTGAGCTATACAAAACTGCAGCAAAGTCCCTGGCATTTCACCCTCTCCTGAACACGTGGAATATAATCGTGCTTGCAGAGCTCCAACAGCAAGCCACGGGGTGACAGCGTTTGAAGCCAGTGTACGAAAGAATTCTCTTACTTCTGTTGGGTGCCTTGTACAGTTGCTGTACATACccattttttttagctttaatgGAAGTCTCCTTTGAGAGCATTAACAGTCTATAAAAGCTTAATATTCCTAActtttgaaaaagttaaaaattactAGTTTAAAGTACAactatttacagaaaacaaagttttaatcAGTTATTAAGACTCACCTGACTGTTAAACACAATAGCAAGAAATCTGCCCCCACagatttacacacacacacacacacacagcaactAATTATGAAATGGTCCCCACACAACGAGAAGCAATTCTGATGTCATACCTGATTAATGCACACAACCGGAGTGCTGAATCTAGTGCTTAAACTGTGAAGCTGTGCTCCGAACATCTGCAAATATCGAGCCTTCAAAACAGAATCTGAAGCTCCAAATTCGCATCGAAACAGCGCAGCAATAGAGTCTATGACCACCAACCGCACCATGCCTCGTTTGAGCAGCAGGGAAATCCTTCTAGTAATACAATTGTGGAAGGTGTCCTACCCCAAAATACAAACAGACAGCATTAAAAAGGTTCCAATAACTCTACTTGTAAAATCAAGATGATAGCTACAGATCTCATCACTGAAATGCAAGCTGATGGAGGTTCTAATCATAAAATGAGTTTGTGGGTCCTCAAGTCTCACTAGTAACTATTTTTAACACACGTGAttatatgtaataaaaaaatagagactCGCTGTGCATGCGTAATGTTCTGCAGTTATTTGCAGCTCTGATTTAAAGTATGTACAGACATGTCAAAATCTCGAGAATGCAATAATACAATCCTGAGCAATTCCTGTTTTGCAGCATGGTTCTCACTGAGAACTCAGGACTAGcattaaatattcaaaacagaagTTAGAGACTATGCTGCTGTTCCACTAGAGACGTTGACAGTGAAAAATATAGCTGCTACATCAAATCCATATTGATTAAGAGTTTTATTAATATGAGTATCTGTGACCTACATCATcccctttttattaaaaagtttcaTTAATTGAATATTTTGAAGTCACCAGGCATTTAAGTTGCAGGAAGTTTAACTAGCAAATATTCCGTGGGGTACAATGTATGCTTTATGTATActggtacacacacacacacacaaacagaatcTACGCACAGCAATAGATGAACTATGATAATCTATTGGGCAGTTGTTTCACTTAGCAGTGAGTGCAGTGCTTTACTTTTCAGAGATCTGCATGCTACTGTAGGATGAGTCTCTCCTTTTAACAATAATGTACTCtacagctttcagaaattaCAGTAAGAACTTTAATTAATGTTTCCAATGAAAGGTACACGGAAAAGGTAGCTTAGCTTCTGCCCAGAAGTGAGTAAGTGGCAAGTATATTACAGCAATGTACAGAATCTTCTTGCACTTACAAACTACTAATAAAAAACTCCAACAATTGGAATGTTTTAACAAGTGCTACTTTCAAGCcaagttacagaaaacagaactttcAATGGTTTGTCAATAAACAGCATATTCATGGCCACGTAAGAACAGAAGCTGCGCTTGAATGTGGTTTCTACATGGCAAGAATGCAGTACGTTTTCCTTCCAAGTTTACTGTGACGTCTAACAGGGAGAGAAGGGCAAGACAGCTGCACTGCAGTTATTCTGTGCCACTACTTATTGCAGGCATCATTTTTTGCATTCTTCCCTTCCACctgtttacttttcattttactaaCTCTGGTGTGATATTACAAGTTACTCAGAACACACAACAccttttgtatatttatttatgtggtGTCTCCATCTCAGTGATGATCTCTCTAGCAGCTGCAATGAAATTAGTTCCTGattttggctaggatagagttgATTCCCTTTGTAGAGGCTCATATGATGCTATGTTTTGGAATTATGATGAAAaagtggtgataacacaccagtgttttggtTGCTGCCAAGCAGCGCTTACacagagtcaaggacttttctacttctcacactgccctgccagcaagggagccgggggtgcacaagaagcaaAGGAGCACATAGAGTCAGGACACCTGACCCtaactggccaaagggatgttccATCACTTctttacttcttaaaaaataaatatatatatatatatttctctcttattaaactgcctttatctcagCCCACGAGTTTTCTAACTTTTGCCCTTCCAATTCACTTCCCCCATACAGCGGGGGAAGAGCAGCTGCATGGCACTTAGTTAAAgccagggttaaaccacaacaaacaaactttaccacattttaataaacataCCTCGTGAAAACCAACCATGTAATTCATTATAAGAAAtattaatacttatttttaaatatctttcacAATAAAACATTGTAATAGACAGTTCTTTAACATCAACTGCAGAGATTAAGAATTATTCATTACAGATCTTAGTTCACTTGTAGCCTTTTGGAAGGTCTCCTGCATTAAAAAACTCCTGTGCTTACTGGATTGTAGCGTTATAATCACGTATTTGCAATCTCTGCTACTACTTACTAGGTCTGCTGCATGCTCGACGAAGATATTGTTTCCAAATCTGATCTTCTGTATGACTTCAGGTGGAACACCTGCACGCAGCTTATGCTGTTGATCTATGAGTTGTTGCAAACGTTTACTTGGGAACGCATCTTCTGTACAGACGTAGACAGCTCCTATAATGAAGGAAACGACCTCTGTTATTAGAGCAGGGCTCTTACACGGACAGCTTTCccaacagcacaaaaataaaataatgaattacGCACTCAAAAGTGGTTGCCCGGTGCTTTTTTGGCGCCTGCTGACACAATTGCACTTTTGTACTCTCCAGTAATCCACTAGGTGACACTTTTTGCACAGCAGCTGAACGCCTACCTCCCTAACTTGGGTCACTAGGAGCATCATAATTTATCCAACCCACAAATAAGAGTAACACTGCATGGCCTGCCTTAGACCAGTATTCTGCTTactttcattcattcttttaaacTTTCTTGGCTTCAAATTTACATACTGAGGGGCACTTACTGCCATAATTTGTTAACCACTTTAAAGAGG
This Cygnus atratus isolate AKBS03 ecotype Queensland, Australia chromosome 5, CAtr_DNAZoo_HiC_assembly, whole genome shotgun sequence DNA region includes the following protein-coding sequences:
- the XRCC3 gene encoding DNA repair protein XRCC3, with the translated sequence MDWDQLDLNPKVVAALKKADIKSIKEVLNLSGADLQRLMKLSSADIECLLKTVSHTLRRNCMLTALQLYQDKDHFASQHQKLSLGCSVLDNLLKGGIPLVGIIELAGESSAGKTQIGLQLCLCVQYPYKYGGLESGAVYVCTEDAFPSKRLQQLIDQQHKLRAGVPPEVIQKIRFGNNIFVEHAADLDTFHNCITRRISLLLKRGMVRLVVIDSIAALFRCEFGASDSVLKARYLQMFGAQLHSLSTRFSTPVVCINQVTDAVGESEAAQCGCGSVDNRVSPALGITWANQLLMRLMVSRVSQREQSSGAVFHHTGNVRTLRVAFAPHLPPSFCCYTVELEGVKGIK